A stretch of Armatimonadota bacterium DNA encodes these proteins:
- a CDS encoding transposase — protein sequence MRKQHPAVVRELGQRVDWNEPRHAHELTLSCFKRLPLIQHDEVRRTMLDVLDEVRSEFDLQVWAYVLMPEHLHLLLKPNQESYSIERIRSSFRQKSAFRALSWLRQNDTSMLHELRIVEKARVGARFWQEGKGYDRNLWSSNSTYACIAYIHGNPVARGLCERPDEWPWSSYRFYECLPPWPFEVDRCPVETI from the coding sequence ATGAGAAAGCAACATCCAGCCGTGGTGAGAGAGCTTGGCCAGAGGGTGGACTGGAACGAACCTCGGCATGCCCACGAGCTCACTCTTTCCTGCTTCAAGAGACTTCCATTGATCCAGCACGACGAGGTCCGAAGGACTATGCTCGATGTGCTGGATGAGGTCAGGAGTGAGTTTGACCTTCAAGTCTGGGCCTACGTGTTGATGCCGGAGCACCTGCATCTACTGCTCAAGCCGAATCAGGAGTCCTATTCGATCGAGAGAATACGTTCGAGCTTCAGGCAGAAGTCTGCTTTCCGGGCCCTTTCCTGGCTTCGGCAGAACGACACTTCCATGCTGCACGAGCTTCGAATCGTGGAGAAAGCCAGGGTTGGGGCCCGGTTCTGGCAGGAGGGCAAGGGCTACGACCGGAATCTGTGGAGCTCGAACTCCACCTATGCCTGCATCGCCTACATCCATGGCAACCCAGTTGCCAGAGGGCTCTGTGAGAGGCCGGACGAATGGCCCTGGTCTTCCTACCGATTCTACGAGTGCCTCCCTCCGTGGCCGTTCGAGGTGGACAGGTGCCCGGTTGAAACCATTTGA